The Nitrospira sp. sequence TGGATCAACGCGTCGGTCGTCAAGCGAGGCACACGCCCTTCTTCCAATAATCCATAGTACAGCCCTTTTTCTTGATTCAGATTGTGATACTCCAGATCCAAGCTCTTCAGCATGGGATCAGTCCATGCGACATGTTCCGCTTCTCGGAAGCATTCGAGCAACCAAAGCTTGGACGCCCAATCGACTCGCCCGACCAGTTTCTGGTAATCGCCGCGCAGATCGTGGAGAACCGATGCCCATTGGGCAAGGACCCAATCGGTTTCCTCATCCTGCCCCTTGCAATGCTGCACGGCACACTCCAGAAAACGCTCTTGAATGTCCAGAGCCGACATCGTTCTGTGAGGCCGCAGCTGGATCAACCAGTTCCGCTCCTGATCCTGAGAGATCTCCTGCAACGCTTCCACCGGTTCGTCGATCTCCAAATCTTGAGGCGCATGGCCTTCGTCAATCAGCTGCAACACCAACCCTGTCGTTCCCAGCTTCAGCGCAGTAGCATATTCAGCCATGTTGGAATCGCCCAACAGCAGATGAATCCTCCGGTATTGATTGGGGTCGGCCAACGGCTCGTCTCTCGTATTCACGATCGCCCGATTGTGCTGAACCCATTCGAAGAAATCATTCACAATATGGTCGGTGCGTTGGGAGATTTGAAACGGTAGTTCCGAGCCATGACGAGCACCGACGCCCGACCGTGGAACAATCAACCGATCCACCTGAATCCAAGCCTCCTGTGGACCAGCGGAGCCGATCCGCCCGGCACCGGTAAAAATCTGCCTCGTCACGAGAAACGTCACGAGCGGAGCCATCCCACGCCTCGAAAACGGAAACCGCCGCGAAACGAGGTAATTCTCATGGGACCCGAATGTCGCATCCGTCTCATGATCGATGTTGTTCTTGATCAAGGACACTCGATCTGAGAAACCGAGGTCTTCGATGGCCCGCTGCAGCAAAAGATCCCCGGCGCGGTCTGATGCCACCACATCGGCCAGAGAATGGCATTCCGGGGAGGCATATTCCAAATGCCCCATATCGAGGTAGATTCGTCCGGCGTTGGTGAGAAATCCCCCATTACCAGGAGCCTCGTCATGCCCTCGGTGGTGGAGATCGAGCACGCCGCGGCGCAAGACGTGGAACAGATGGTCACGGATCCGATGGGCAAACCAGGTCGGCGTGTGGCTGGGGCGATCTTCGTGAATCAAAAGCCCGTACTCGGTCTCCAAGCCAAAAATTCGGTTCAGCATGAGATCACGTGAGCGGGGTAACCAGGTGCCCTGGGAGCGCTCTTCCCAACTCATCGATACTGATCGTTCGATATTTGGAAGGGCCCGGCATTTGGCGATCCAGCAGGGCGCATTCAATCGTTTTGTCGGCAAGGCATTGGCGCATATGGGCATATAGCGTCTCGGAGTCGACCGGCTGCTGATCGGAACCCGTCCGAGCTTCGCCATGTTCTCCGCCATTTTCGAGCGCGTGACGCTGAGCACGATCCCCAAGTGCCAACGTGCGTATGGCCGAACCGATGGCCTCTTCGAGCGAGGCTATCGGTTGCTGTTTCAGGTACGCAGTCATCTCCTGTTCGATGGCCGATGAAGCCGCCACCACAGCATGCCGAATCTTTTCGTCAAACGTCCCGTCGTAGTCGATCGTCAAGAAACTATCTTTCCCGGGTCTCTGACCTAACTCGACCAGCACAATTTTTACGATGAAGGGGGCTTTGAACACCTCTTCGAACGCCTGTTTGATCATCGGCGCAATGCCGTATTTCACCATCCGACCGCCCGTCACATCGGACGGTGAGCGATTGAATCCTTCGACATGCGCCATCTCCAATAGATTGAAGCGCAGCTTCTCTAAATCGGCCGGATGTCCCATCCCACCCAACGCGAGACGATCGTAAATCTCATACAACTTCGGCGTCCCCTTGCTCATCGTCATGAGCAGAATACCGGTCTCGTACGCGACGCCGACGACCGGGCTTCCTTGCTTAAACTGTTCGTCGAGATATTGCCGGCGATTCCCGACCGCCTCGACCCATCGATACGGCTCTTCATACATAGGGCATGATCCTTACAGGCTTCGAGAAACGTTTGCTTCGAACAACGATCGGAGTTGAGGATCCGACATCGTTCTCACACCGCCGGCAGTGATGAACTTGACGACCGGATAGAGCCCGGCTTCTCGGTTGACTCCACCGGTCGCGCTGTCGAATTCCGCGGCGCTCGTCAGTAACCGCAATGCCTGAATAGTAGCCAGTTCCTCCGGCATTACATTCAGCGGCTGTTCTCCCCATGTGTTCAAGTAATGAAGGATTCCACGAATGGTCGGCGATCCGGACCCCGAAACGGCGTATTCCACTCCCTCGAACTCCGCGCCGAGAATGTCGTAGAAGTAGATTTTCGCCGTTTCTTGCTCGGCATCGTACCCCGCAAAGATCGGGACCACAGCTCCTGTCCCCGCCAAGGCCGCGGCGACGTTATCCTTCAGTAATTTGGAGAGTGCGCGGAGCTTGCCCTCGAAGCTGAGCTCCTGAAGCTGGGTCCGCCGGTAGTACTTGAAAGAATGTTCGAGAATACGCGCCATCTCATACGCTGTGGCAGGCACTCCGGCGATGGCCATGACACTATGCCGGTCGATCTCCAACACTTTGTCGGTGCGGTCGTACATCACCATATTGCCGGCGGTGGCGCGACGGTCCCCTGCCACGAGAACACCATCACGGTACTTGAACGCGAGGATCGTCGTAGCTGTCGTCAATTCCTGACCGGCTCCGGCCTGCCCCGGAACTCCAAAGACATAGCCCTGTTCCTTCAAGAGTTGATAGAAATCGCCCTGCATGCCCATCTCATCACCGATCCTCAATGAATAGTGTCGACTTCCAAGCGACGGCTTCAATTCGCTTCTCCCTCAAATACTCTCCACTCCGTGTTTCTCCATTACTCACCCGTTCGCTGCCGATATCGTTCCGCCTGTTTCGGGTCAACTTTTCGCATCCGCTTCATAAGGCTATCCTTATCCGGCGATCCGGTATCAGGGCGTCGCGGGCCACCTCCTTCGTCTTGAGGACGAGGCGCTTTGGGCATCGGATCGACCGGACCTTCCCGCCGTTCCAGCGTCATGATGTGTTTCATATCCCTGTATCCTTTCTGTGACGCCACGTCGCCAGTGCGTCAGCCGGAGAATGGGCACGTTGGAAGACGTTCATACATCGTCGCACTTCTTGTGGATCGAACAGATCTCCCATGTCCAGATGGTGGGCTCGAATCCCACCGGCAAATTGGATGCGTTCCCATTGCACCGACGTAATTTGATGAGAAAACCGCTGTACACAGACTCCACGCAGCCCGCCGCGCGTATCGCCTGGCCCGTTCCGAATCGCCTCTTCAATCAGTTCATCGGTCGTCATTCGCCAAGCTTTCCCTTCGGCTTCTAACCCGAGGTAGAGCCCTTGTTCAGGGTTCACATTGTGATATTCCAGGTCCAAACTAGCCAACCACGGATCATCCCAACCGAGCCGTTCTTCCTGAATGAAGGTCTCGAGCAACCACTGTTTGGTGACCCAATCCAACTTCCCGATCAACTGTGAGCGGTCTCGCGTCAGCAGATGCAAGGTCTCGCCCCATTCCTTCAACAACCAATC is a genomic window containing:
- a CDS encoding proteasome accessory factor PafA2 family protein — encoded protein: MLNRIFGLETEYGLLIHEDRPSHTPTWFAHRIRDHLFHVLRRGVLDLHHRGHDEAPGNGGFLTNAGRIYLDMGHLEYASPECHSLADVVASDRAGDLLLQRAIEDLGFSDRVSLIKNNIDHETDATFGSHENYLVSRRFPFSRRGMAPLVTFLVTRQIFTGAGRIGSAGPQEAWIQVDRLIVPRSGVGARHGSELPFQISQRTDHIVNDFFEWVQHNRAIVNTRDEPLADPNQYRRIHLLLGDSNMAEYATALKLGTTGLVLQLIDEGHAPQDLEIDEPVEALQEISQDQERNWLIQLRPHRTMSALDIQERFLECAVQHCKGQDEETDWVLAQWASVLHDLRGDYQKLVGRVDWASKLWLLECFREAEHVAWTDPMLKSLDLEYHNLNQEKGLYYGLLEEGRVPRLTTDALIHLAMEEAPKNTRAYGRSALVKHLLNMWPATEADHLTDSDGLFPPYVINWSIFQLRGRTPFPMPDPFKTYFEDVRAHLENVIV
- a CDS encoding proteasome subunit alpha, encoding MGMQGDFYQLLKEQGYVFGVPGQAGAGQELTTATTILAFKYRDGVLVAGDRRATAGNMVMYDRTDKVLEIDRHSVMAIAGVPATAYEMARILEHSFKYYRRTQLQELSFEGKLRALSKLLKDNVAAALAGTGAVVPIFAGYDAEQETAKIYFYDILGAEFEGVEYAVSGSGSPTIRGILHYLNTWGEQPLNVMPEELATIQALRLLTSAAEFDSATGGVNREAGLYPVVKFITAGGVRTMSDPQLRSLFEANVSRSL
- a CDS encoding ubiquitin-like protein UBact yields the protein MKHIMTLERREGPVDPMPKAPRPQDEGGGPRRPDTGSPDKDSLMKRMRKVDPKQAERYRQRTGE